One stretch of Streptomyces sp. NBC_01363 DNA includes these proteins:
- a CDS encoding alpha/beta fold hydrolase: MTVPDSSAFGPVGPVGPVGPTGPEGQAVPAGRDGRTGSNDRTGRKDRTGSDDPATPAGSTVPEGSDTAGGSSAPVGSGGPVRIDGPWTHRDVAANGARFHIAELGEGPLVLLLHGFPQFWWTWRHQLTALADAGFRAVAMDLRGVGGSDRTPRGYDPANLALDITGVIRSLGEPDAALVGHDMGGYLAWTAAVMRPKLVRRLVVSSMPHPRRWRSSMLSDFAQSRAGSYIWGFQRPWVPERQLVADDAALVGRLIHEWAGPRTPDFPDDATVDVYRRAMCIPSTAHCSIEPYRWMVRSLARPDGIQFNRRMKLPVRVPTLHLHGSLDPAIRTRSAAGSGEYVEAPYRWRLFDGLGHFPHEEDPAGFSAELISWLKDPEPDR; the protein is encoded by the coding sequence ATGACGGTCCCCGATTCCAGCGCATTCGGCCCAGTAGGCCCGGTAGGCCCGGTAGGCCCCACAGGCCCGGAAGGTCAGGCAGTCCCTGCGGGCAGGGACGGCCGGACAGGCTCGAACGACCGGACAGGGCGGAAAGACCGGACGGGCTCGGACGACCCAGCCACCCCGGCCGGCTCGACGGTCCCGGAAGGCTCGGACACCGCGGGCGGCTCGTCCGCCCCGGTCGGCTCCGGCGGGCCTGTGCGGATCGACGGGCCGTGGACCCATCGGGACGTGGCGGCCAACGGCGCCCGCTTCCACATCGCCGAGCTCGGCGAGGGTCCGCTGGTGCTGCTGCTGCACGGCTTCCCGCAGTTCTGGTGGACCTGGCGCCACCAGCTCACCGCGCTGGCCGACGCCGGTTTCCGGGCCGTCGCGATGGACCTTCGCGGAGTCGGCGGCAGCGACCGTACGCCCCGGGGTTACGACCCCGCCAACCTGGCGCTCGACATCACCGGCGTGATCCGCTCGCTCGGCGAACCGGACGCGGCCCTGGTCGGCCACGACATGGGCGGCTACCTCGCCTGGACGGCCGCGGTGATGCGTCCGAAGCTGGTGCGCCGCCTCGTGGTCTCCTCGATGCCGCATCCGCGCCGCTGGCGTTCCTCGATGCTCTCCGACTTCGCGCAGTCCCGGGCCGGCTCGTACATCTGGGGCTTCCAGCGCCCGTGGGTGCCCGAGCGTCAGCTCGTCGCCGACGACGCGGCGTTGGTCGGCCGGCTGATCCACGAATGGGCGGGCCCCCGGACCCCGGACTTCCCCGACGACGCGACGGTGGACGTCTACCGGCGCGCCATGTGCATCCCGTCGACGGCGCACTGCTCGATCGAGCCGTACCGCTGGATGGTGCGTTCCCTCGCCCGTCCGGACGGAATCCAGTTCAACCGGAGGATGAAACTGCCGGTGCGGGTACCGACGCTGCATCTGCACGGTTCACTCGATCCGGCGATCCGCACGCGAAGCGCGGCGGGATCCGGCGAGTACGTCGAAGCGCCGTACCGTTGGCGACTTTTCGACGGTCTGGGGCACTTCCCCCACGAGGAGGATCCGGCCGGGTTCTCGGCTGAACTCATCAGCTGGCTCAAGGATCCCGAGCCCGATCGGTAG
- a CDS encoding MarP family serine protease, with product MNVLDILLLAGAVWFAVIGYRQGFVVGILSVIGFLGGGLVAVYLLPILWDQLTNGSEVSSTAAVVAVVIVIVCASVGQAFTTHLGNKLRRYITWSPARALDATGGALVNVVAMLLVAWLIGSALAGTSLPTLGKEVRSSSVLLGISRVMPAQASTWFTDFSSVLAQNGFPQVFSPFANEPITEVQAPDPALVGSPVAARAKKSIVKVVGTAPGCGKVLEGTGFVFSDRRVMTNAHVVGGVDEPTVQIGGQGRLYDAKVVVYDWRRDIAVLDVPDLDAKPLKFADTDHDARTGNSAIVAGFPENGSYDVRAARVRGRIGAKGPDIYHRGTVRRDVYSLYATVRQGNSGGPLLTPGGEVYGVVFAKSLDDPDTGYALTADEIRQDIKRGRSANQQVDSQACAL from the coding sequence GTGAACGTGCTGGACATCCTGCTGCTGGCCGGCGCCGTGTGGTTCGCGGTCATCGGTTACCGACAGGGGTTCGTCGTCGGCATCCTGTCGGTGATCGGGTTCCTGGGCGGCGGTCTCGTCGCCGTCTATCTGCTGCCGATCCTGTGGGACCAGCTGACGAACGGCTCCGAGGTCTCGTCGACGGCCGCCGTCGTCGCCGTCGTCATCGTGATTGTCTGTGCCTCGGTGGGCCAGGCATTCACCACCCACCTCGGCAACAAGCTCCGCCGGTACATCACGTGGTCGCCCGCGCGCGCCCTCGACGCCACCGGCGGCGCCCTGGTCAACGTCGTCGCGATGCTGCTGGTCGCCTGGCTGATCGGCTCCGCGCTGGCCGGCACCTCACTGCCGACGCTGGGCAAGGAGGTCCGCAGCTCCTCGGTCCTGCTCGGCATCTCCCGGGTGATGCCCGCGCAGGCCTCCACCTGGTTCACGGACTTTTCCTCGGTCCTCGCGCAGAACGGCTTCCCGCAGGTCTTCAGCCCGTTCGCCAACGAGCCGATCACCGAGGTCCAGGCCCCGGACCCGGCGCTGGTGGGCAGCCCCGTCGCGGCCCGCGCCAAGAAGTCCATCGTCAAGGTCGTCGGCACGGCCCCGGGCTGCGGCAAGGTCCTCGAAGGCACCGGCTTCGTCTTCTCCGACCGCCGGGTGATGACCAACGCGCATGTCGTCGGCGGCGTCGACGAACCCACCGTCCAGATCGGCGGCCAGGGCCGGCTGTACGACGCGAAGGTCGTCGTGTACGACTGGCGGCGCGACATCGCCGTGCTCGACGTACCGGACCTCGACGCGAAGCCGCTGAAGTTCGCCGACACCGACCACGACGCCCGGACGGGGAACAGCGCCATCGTCGCGGGCTTCCCGGAGAACGGCTCGTACGACGTACGGGCCGCGCGCGTCCGGGGCCGTATCGGCGCCAAGGGCCCGGACATCTACCACCGGGGCACCGTCCGTCGCGATGTGTACTCGCTCTACGCGACGGTCCGTCAGGGCAACTCCGGCGGACCGCTGCTGACCCCCGGCGGCGAGGTGTACGGCGTCGTCTTCGCGAAGTCGCTCGACGACCCCGACACCGGCTACGCGCTGACGGCCGACGAGATCCGCCAGGACATCAAGCGCGGCCGATCCGCCAACCAGCAGGTCGACAGCCAGGCGTGCGCGCTCTGA
- a CDS encoding phage holin family protein, whose amino-acid sequence MSDPGNNAGSADRSLGQLVAAATAEMSALVHDEIALAKAEVRQDVKRGAIGSVAMIVAAVLLLFMMPMLSFAAAYGIHNLGLGLAWSFLIVAGGFFLLAVLLGLVGWLKFKKLKPPEKSIASAKQTAAVLQGVKPHPRPAVTAGTSRPAVSGSTLAGKAMEKAPVQDKASAVARSST is encoded by the coding sequence ATGAGCGACCCCGGCAACAACGCGGGCAGCGCCGACCGCAGTCTCGGGCAGCTGGTCGCCGCGGCGACAGCCGAGATGTCCGCACTGGTGCACGACGAGATCGCCCTGGCCAAGGCCGAGGTACGGCAGGACGTCAAGCGCGGGGCGATCGGCAGTGTGGCGATGATCGTCGCGGCCGTGCTGCTTCTGTTCATGATGCCGATGCTGAGCTTCGCGGCCGCCTACGGAATCCACAACCTGGGCCTGGGCCTGGCGTGGTCGTTCCTGATCGTGGCCGGCGGGTTCTTCCTCCTGGCCGTCCTGCTGGGGCTGGTCGGCTGGCTCAAGTTCAAGAAGCTGAAGCCGCCGGAGAAGTCCATCGCTTCGGCGAAGCAGACGGCGGCCGTGCTGCAGGGCGTCAAGCCGCACCCGCGGCCCGCCGTCACGGCGGGAACGAGCCGCCCGGCCGTCTCGGGCAGCACGCTGGCGGGCAAGGCCATGGAGAAGGCTCCGGTCCAGGACAAGGCCTCCGCTGTGGCACGCTCGTCTACATGA